A genomic stretch from Bos javanicus breed banteng chromosome 29, ARS-OSU_banteng_1.0, whole genome shotgun sequence includes:
- the IFITM10 gene encoding interferon-induced transmembrane protein 10 — protein sequence MGRGTVGEAGPGLFFVSPSLQAQGPAQCPALLGAPASTTDGTQEARVPLDGAFWIPRPPAGSPKGCFACVSKPPALQAPAAPAPEPSASPPMAPTLFPMESKSSKTDSVRAAGAPPACKHLAEKKTMTNPTTVIEVYPDTTEVNDYYLWSIFNFVYLNFCCLGFIALAYSLKVRDKKLLNDLNGAVEDAKTARLFNITSSALAASCIILVFIFLRYPLTDY from the exons ATGGGGCGGGGGACGGTGGGGGAGGCAG GACCCGGCTTATTCTTCGTCTCCCCCTCCCTGCAGGCCCAGGGCCCCGCCCAGTGCCCAGCCCTGCTGGGAGCCCCGGCCAGCACCACGGACGGCACCCAGGAAGCCCGAGTCCCCCTGGACGGGGCCTTCTGGATCCCGAGGCCCCCGGCAGGTTCGCCCAAGGGCTGCTTCGCCTGCGTGTCCAAGCCCCCAGCTCTGCAGGCTCCGGCGGCCCCGGCCCCGGAGCCCTCGGCCTCACCCCCCATGGCGCCCACCCTGTTCCCCATGGAGTCCAAGAGCAGCAAGACAGACAGCGTGCGGGCTGCCGGTGCCCCCCCGGCCTGCAAGCACCTGGCGGAGAAGAAGACCATGACGAACCCCACGACCGTCATCGAGGTCTACCCAGACACCACGGAGGTGAATGACTACTACCTCTGGTCCATCTTCAACTTCGTCTACCTCAACTTCTGCTGCCTGGGCTTCATCGCCCTGGCCTACTCCCTCAAG GTCCGGGACAAGAAGCTCCTCAACGACCTGAACGGGGCAGTGGAGGACGCCAAGACGGCACGGCTGTTCAACATCACGAGCTCCGCGCTGGCCGCCTCCTGCATCATCCTGGTCTTCATCTTCCTGCGGTACCCGCTCACCGACTACTGA